The Streptomyces sp. NL15-2K genome contains a region encoding:
- the rpmA gene encoding 50S ribosomal protein L27: protein MAHKKGASSTRNGRDSNAQRLGVKRFGGQVVNAGEILVRQRGTHFHPGAGVGRGGDDTLFALQAGAVEFGTSRGRKVVNIVPVA, encoded by the coding sequence ATGGCACACAAGAAGGGCGCATCGTCCACCCGTAACGGTCGTGACTCCAACGCTCAGCGCCTCGGCGTGAAGCGCTTCGGCGGTCAGGTCGTCAACGCGGGCGAGATCCTGGTCCGCCAGCGCGGCACCCACTTCCACCCGGGCGCGGGCGTCGGCCGTGGCGGCGACGACACGCTGTTCGCGCTGCAGGCCGGTGCGGTGGAGTTCGGCACCAGCCGTGGCCGCAAGGTCGTGAACATCGTTCCGGTCGCCTGA
- the rplU gene encoding 50S ribosomal protein L21: MYAIVRSGGRQHKVAVGDIVEVDKISTAQVGDTVELSTLLVVDGDAVTSDPWVLAGIKVQAEVVDHHKGQKIDILRYKNKTGYRRRQGHRQQYTAIKVTEIPAAAK, from the coding sequence GTGTACGCCATCGTGCGCAGCGGTGGTCGCCAGCACAAGGTTGCTGTCGGCGACATCGTTGAGGTTGACAAGATTTCCACCGCCCAGGTTGGCGACACGGTCGAGCTCTCGACCCTGCTCGTTGTCGACGGCGACGCTGTGACCAGCGACCCGTGGGTGCTGGCCGGCATCAAGGTCCAGGCCGAGGTCGTGGACCACCACAAGGGCCAGAAGATCGACATTCTGCGCTACAAGAACAAGACCGGCTACCGCCGTCGTCAGGGCCACCGCCAGCAGTACACGGCGATCAAGGTCACTGAGATCCCCGCGGCTGCGAAGTAA